From Rhodothermaceae bacterium, one genomic window encodes:
- a CDS encoding RNA polymerase sigma-70 factor, translating into MDRTQKPKLELGKNEGQAATLSARLSQLSERLAESDRKAFQELFEEVNVTLIRFCWRYTKDEDASRDIVQDVFVKIWEKRATLDPDKSLLALMYTMVRNKALNLFRDSHYSDGIDADDVATKNDPAPDEQVDFGMLEEHVRQWIDSLPPRRRQAFKLSRFEGLTHAEIATVMNLTPRTVNTHVMLALRDLRTKLQALQQDHQAHEH; encoded by the coding sequence ATGGACCGAACACAGAAACCAAAACTTGAACTGGGCAAAAACGAAGGGCAAGCGGCTACTCTGTCAGCCAGGCTCTCACAACTAAGCGAGCGCTTGGCGGAGTCAGACCGAAAAGCTTTTCAGGAGTTGTTTGAAGAAGTAAACGTCACTCTTATTCGATTTTGTTGGCGCTATACGAAAGATGAAGATGCTTCACGGGACATTGTGCAGGATGTATTTGTCAAGATTTGGGAGAAACGGGCAACCTTGGACCCCGATAAGTCCCTCCTCGCACTCATGTACACGATGGTTCGGAACAAAGCCCTCAACCTGTTCCGTGACTCACATTACTCAGATGGGATAGACGCAGATGATGTCGCAACTAAAAATGATCCTGCCCCCGATGAGCAAGTGGACTTTGGTATGCTTGAAGAACATGTCCGTCAGTGGATTGACAGCCTCCCCCCTCGCCGCCGACAAGCCTTTAAGCTTAGTCGTTTCGAGGGACTCACACACGCAGAGATCGCAACTGTCATGAATCTTACACCTCGGACCGTCAATACACATGTGATGCTCGCTCTACGAGATCTTCGTACGAAATTGCAAGCACTACAACAAGATCACCAAGCGCATGAACACTGA
- a CDS encoding NupC/NupG family nucleoside CNT transporter, with product MEFAVSASRALIGLTTVIGLALLFSENRRSANWRLIFLGILAQIVIAILVLQGDAMGQFFSPLGWPKALFSWISTFFVKILQFTTEGAQFVLGDIALPPDGSTEPGTPLVIGQSWGSAIAFQVLPTIIFFASLMAILYHLGLMQWVVKAMARAVAKLLNSSGAESLSVAANVFVGQTEAPLVIRPYLENMTRSEIMTLMSAGMATMAGGVMAAYIAFLAIPYAAMQGIPLDMAQLKFAEHLLGASLMAAPAAIILSKILVPETGQPITLGRIELPKLTESKNVIDAAAAGARDGVQLVLNISAILLAFIALLAMIDFLLGWSGGLFGAELTLGKILGWGFAPIAWMIGIPSEDIVTVGSMLGYKIVANEFVAYLQLADIMQAGTISQKSITMATFALCGFANFSSIAIQIGGIGPLAPNQRPLIAELGVKAVLAGTLANLMTATLAGVLA from the coding sequence ATGGAATTTGCTGTTTCTGCTTCCCGTGCTCTTATAGGACTTACTACCGTCATTGGCCTTGCACTTCTATTCTCTGAAAATCGCCGTTCAGCAAACTGGCGTCTTATTTTTTTAGGGATTTTGGCTCAGATTGTGATCGCAATCCTCGTGCTCCAGGGAGATGCTATGGGGCAGTTTTTCTCCCCTTTGGGCTGGCCCAAGGCGCTCTTTTCGTGGATCAGCACTTTCTTCGTGAAAATACTGCAATTCACAACGGAAGGAGCTCAGTTTGTCCTCGGAGACATTGCACTCCCTCCAGATGGAAGTACGGAGCCGGGTACTCCTTTAGTCATCGGCCAAAGTTGGGGAAGTGCAATTGCCTTTCAAGTCCTCCCTACGATCATTTTCTTCGCATCATTGATGGCCATTTTGTACCACCTGGGCCTCATGCAGTGGGTTGTCAAAGCAATGGCGAGAGCAGTCGCAAAACTCCTAAATTCCAGCGGGGCAGAATCGTTGTCGGTTGCCGCCAATGTCTTCGTCGGTCAGACCGAAGCTCCGCTTGTTATTCGGCCTTATCTGGAAAACATGACCCGCTCAGAGATTATGACCCTAATGAGTGCCGGTATGGCCACAATGGCTGGAGGGGTCATGGCCGCGTACATCGCCTTCTTAGCCATTCCATACGCAGCGATGCAGGGAATCCCGTTAGACATGGCTCAACTCAAGTTCGCTGAACACCTCCTTGGAGCAAGCCTTATGGCTGCCCCCGCGGCAATCATCCTAAGTAAAATTCTCGTCCCTGAAACGGGTCAACCCATCACGCTGGGAAGGATTGAACTCCCAAAACTCACTGAGTCTAAAAATGTGATTGATGCGGCCGCAGCGGGAGCGCGTGACGGAGTGCAACTCGTATTGAATATTTCTGCAATCCTATTGGCATTTATCGCTCTTTTAGCAATGATCGATTTTCTTCTGGGCTGGAGCGGAGGCTTGTTCGGTGCAGAGTTAACACTCGGTAAAATCCTGGGATGGGGATTTGCACCAATCGCATGGATGATTGGAATCCCGTCTGAGGATATCGTGACGGTCGGTTCAATGCTTGGCTACAAAATCGTAGCCAATGAATTTGTCGCCTATCTGCAGCTTGCAGATATCATGCAGGCAGGAACGATTTCACAAAAATCGATTACCATGGCAACATTTGCCTTGTGCGGCTTTGCCAACTTCTCTTCTATAGCCATTCAAATCGGAGGAATTGGGCCACTTGCACCCAATCAACGCCCGCTCATTGCGGAGCTAGGAGTCAAGGCAGTGCTCGCTGGAACTTTGGCGAACCTTATGACAGCAACCCTTGCAGGGGTACTGGCATAG
- a CDS encoding AAA family ATPase, translated as MPEFDTKPILAGLNDRQREAVQTTEGPVLVVAGPGSGKTRVLTCRIAWLLASEVARPYQILALTFTNKAAREMRERVEKLLPDGMAKGMWVGTFHAQMVRLLRVEARHLGFTSDFTIYDTGDSERILKQLIEAHDYDPKIIKPRVVQNYISGAKNARLSPDQMEAHAESKQAKVAADLYMPYNAALQAANAFDFDDLLLKPLELFERQPDILQKYQQKWSHVLIDEYQDTNRVQYLLAYALAKEHRNLCVVGDDAQSIYAFRGADIKNILSFEEDFEEARIVRLEQNYRSTKNILRVADSVIAKNANQIKKTLWTQNDHGNPITLIFAAHDRDEAHRAVEIIRRERAQSNLKLQDFAVLYRTNAQSRTFEDALRREGLPYRIVGSLSFYQRKEIRDAIAYLRLLVNPNDIASFQRVVNHPKRGIGLKSQQKIIEYARQPEYDLGTALDEIERVPIPRRAQNALTNFVALIKDHTEGMETGMDLVELAASLFRKSGLIGDLELDETQSGESRLRNIHELLQAIQEYTEEDQSRTLSSYLQSIALMTDADTDKSDADSVTLMTLHASKGLEFEVVFIAGLEERLLPLIRGEQVISPSDLEEERRLFYVGITRAKSRLYLGQAKVRSRYGGHAEYAEPSRFIGEIDPTVLNARATEGTRKHRSWQSKKSFRGPQNRFGDPRHSSYGGQRFRVTSARVSGRPAKNYQPGDPSTFKLGVRVNHREYGSGKVTHVEGRGETTTVTVDFSKFGRKRLRVAFAPMEVIE; from the coding sequence ATGCCAGAATTTGATACAAAACCTATTCTCGCGGGGCTCAATGATCGGCAAAGAGAAGCCGTTCAAACGACTGAGGGACCTGTATTAGTTGTAGCTGGACCGGGTTCCGGGAAGACACGTGTTCTAACGTGCAGAATTGCATGGCTTCTGGCATCTGAAGTGGCCCGCCCCTATCAAATTCTTGCGCTCACATTTACAAACAAGGCGGCACGCGAAATGCGTGAGCGTGTAGAGAAACTCCTGCCCGATGGAATGGCCAAGGGAATGTGGGTGGGGACCTTCCATGCACAGATGGTTCGACTGTTACGAGTGGAAGCCAGACACCTGGGGTTCACATCCGACTTTACGATCTACGATACAGGCGACTCAGAGCGTATTCTAAAACAACTCATTGAGGCACACGACTATGATCCGAAGATAATCAAGCCACGCGTAGTTCAGAATTATATTTCGGGGGCCAAAAATGCTCGACTGTCTCCAGATCAAATGGAGGCCCATGCAGAGTCCAAACAGGCCAAAGTTGCCGCAGATCTATATATGCCCTACAATGCGGCCCTACAGGCGGCGAATGCATTTGATTTTGACGATTTACTGCTTAAGCCATTAGAGCTTTTCGAGAGGCAACCGGACATACTTCAAAAATATCAGCAAAAATGGTCCCATGTATTGATTGATGAATATCAGGACACAAACCGGGTGCAATATTTACTTGCCTATGCCCTAGCCAAGGAGCATCGCAATTTATGTGTGGTGGGCGATGATGCCCAAAGCATTTATGCATTCAGAGGCGCGGACATTAAAAATATCCTCTCATTCGAGGAAGACTTCGAAGAGGCAAGAATCGTACGCCTTGAGCAGAATTACCGTTCGACAAAAAATATTCTCAGAGTAGCCGATTCGGTTATTGCGAAGAACGCCAATCAGATTAAGAAAACTCTATGGACGCAGAATGACCATGGAAATCCTATAACGTTGATTTTCGCAGCGCATGATCGGGATGAAGCACACCGAGCAGTGGAGATTATCAGAAGGGAAAGAGCCCAAAGTAATCTCAAACTCCAGGATTTTGCGGTTCTTTATCGAACGAACGCACAGAGTCGCACCTTCGAAGATGCGCTCCGCAGAGAGGGCTTACCATATAGAATTGTCGGCAGTCTCTCATTTTATCAGCGTAAGGAAATCAGGGATGCCATCGCGTATCTCCGACTTCTGGTCAACCCGAATGATATAGCAAGTTTTCAGCGGGTCGTGAACCACCCCAAAAGGGGGATTGGTTTGAAATCTCAGCAGAAAATTATTGAGTATGCAAGGCAACCAGAATATGACTTGGGCACCGCGCTCGACGAAATTGAACGCGTGCCAATACCCAGACGAGCCCAAAATGCACTGACCAATTTTGTCGCTCTCATCAAAGACCATACAGAAGGAATGGAAACGGGTATGGATCTAGTTGAACTCGCTGCATCGCTTTTTCGAAAATCAGGCCTCATCGGGGATCTGGAACTGGACGAAACACAAAGCGGGGAGAGTAGATTGAGGAATATCCACGAACTTCTTCAGGCCATCCAGGAGTATACAGAGGAAGATCAATCCCGCACTTTGAGCAGCTATCTCCAATCAATTGCGCTGATGACCGACGCAGATACGGATAAATCTGATGCAGATAGTGTAACACTGATGACGCTTCACGCGTCCAAGGGGCTAGAATTTGAAGTAGTATTTATTGCAGGGCTGGAGGAGAGATTGCTTCCATTAATTCGTGGAGAGCAAGTAATCAGCCCATCTGATCTTGAAGAAGAGCGGAGACTATTCTATGTTGGGATTACGAGAGCAAAGTCCCGTTTGTATTTAGGGCAGGCCAAAGTTCGATCAAGATATGGGGGACATGCAGAATACGCGGAGCCGAGCCGGTTTATTGGAGAGATAGATCCCACTGTTCTGAACGCTCGTGCCACAGAGGGAACCCGAAAACATCGCTCTTGGCAGTCAAAGAAGTCATTTCGAGGTCCTCAAAATCGGTTTGGTGATCCCAGACATTCCAGTTACGGCGGGCAACGTTTTCGAGTCACGAGTGCTAGGGTTTCTGGGCGTCCGGCGAAGAATTATCAACCGGGAGATCCCTCCACCTTTAAGCTCGGCGTACGGGTAAACCATCGAGAGTATGGTTCGGGCAAGGTCACACATGTGGAAGGGCGTGGGGAGACGACTACAGTTACCGTCGATTTCAGTAAATTTGGACGGAAGCGACTCCGCGTGGCATTTGCCCCGATGGAAGTAATTGAATAA
- the acs gene encoding acetate--CoA ligase has protein sequence MSNPNSESKNASGLYHPSADFSAQAHLSSKEAYLAKYQDSIAAPERFWSTEARERIDWFKPFTRVRDVSYASSDVHIRWFEDGELNASYNCLDRHLSDRGEQVALIWEPDNPGDDSRHLTYRELHREVCKLSNVLTSLGVKKGDRVTIYMPMIPEAAAAMLACSRVGAVHSVVFAGFSPESLADRILDCDSTFVITADEGVRGGKKVPLKQNVDEALKRCPEVESVLVVRRTGGEITWDDSRDHWYHEHVPSASTEYVAQSMNAEDPLFILYTSGSTGKPKGLLHTTGGYLVYTSMTHEFVFDYHAGDVFWCSADVGWITGHSYIVYGPLLNGATQVFFEGIPTYPDASRFWQVIDKYQVNQFYTAPTAIRALMSKGDSFVKQTSRSSLRVLGSVGEPINPEAWRWYYEVVGNGQCPIVDTWWQTETGGILITPLPGAIPTKPGSATLPFFGIQPEVLDNAGIVLNGEAAGVLAIRDSWPSQARTVYRDHERFVQTYFSTFEGKYFTGDGCRRDADGYYWITGRIDDVLNVSGHRMGTAEIESALVAHRCVAEAAVVGFPHAIKGQGIYAYVTLNASESPSDSLQKELVAHVRTQIGPIAKPDYIQFAPSLPKTRSGKIMRRILRKIAENDYGQLGDTSTLADPTVVDSLIEQRQNR, from the coding sequence ATGTCTAATCCCAATTCTGAAAGTAAAAACGCATCTGGCCTCTATCATCCTTCCGCTGATTTCAGTGCACAGGCACATTTGAGTTCCAAGGAGGCATATTTGGCCAAGTATCAGGATTCGATCGCAGCTCCAGAACGGTTCTGGAGCACGGAGGCACGCGAGCGGATTGACTGGTTCAAGCCGTTCACCCGCGTGCGGGATGTATCCTATGCATCTTCCGATGTGCATATTCGATGGTTTGAGGACGGAGAGTTAAATGCGTCCTACAATTGTCTGGATCGTCACCTCTCTGATCGTGGAGAGCAGGTTGCGCTGATTTGGGAGCCAGATAACCCTGGAGATGATTCACGGCATCTAACGTATCGTGAGCTTCACAGAGAGGTATGCAAACTCAGTAATGTTCTCACTTCTTTGGGGGTCAAGAAAGGAGATCGCGTCACCATTTATATGCCTATGATTCCCGAGGCAGCAGCTGCAATGTTGGCCTGCAGCAGAGTCGGGGCGGTACACTCTGTCGTCTTTGCAGGATTTTCTCCAGAATCGTTGGCCGATCGAATTCTGGATTGTGACTCGACATTCGTGATCACGGCGGACGAAGGAGTAAGAGGTGGCAAAAAAGTACCTCTGAAGCAAAACGTGGATGAGGCATTAAAACGTTGTCCTGAGGTGGAATCCGTGCTCGTGGTCCGGCGGACAGGGGGAGAGATTACGTGGGACGATAGCCGGGACCATTGGTATCATGAACACGTCCCCTCGGCGAGTACGGAGTACGTTGCCCAGTCCATGAATGCAGAAGATCCCTTGTTCATACTGTATACGTCAGGGTCAACCGGAAAGCCAAAAGGGTTATTGCATACGACGGGAGGTTACCTAGTGTATACGTCCATGACCCATGAGTTTGTTTTTGATTATCATGCCGGAGACGTTTTCTGGTGTTCGGCAGACGTAGGATGGATAACCGGTCATTCATACATCGTATACGGTCCGCTCCTCAATGGAGCAACACAGGTGTTCTTTGAGGGCATACCGACATATCCAGATGCTTCCCGATTCTGGCAGGTGATAGATAAGTATCAGGTGAACCAGTTTTATACCGCCCCTACCGCCATACGCGCACTCATGAGTAAGGGAGATTCGTTCGTAAAACAGACGAGTCGGTCCTCCTTGCGAGTTTTAGGATCGGTTGGTGAACCCATAAATCCCGAAGCATGGCGCTGGTATTACGAGGTTGTTGGAAATGGGCAATGCCCGATTGTAGATACCTGGTGGCAGACAGAAACGGGTGGAATCCTGATTACTCCTCTGCCAGGAGCGATTCCTACGAAGCCAGGCTCCGCAACACTCCCCTTCTTCGGTATTCAGCCGGAGGTTCTTGATAACGCTGGAATTGTATTGAATGGAGAAGCAGCAGGAGTCTTGGCGATCAGAGACTCATGGCCAAGTCAGGCCCGCACGGTGTACAGGGATCATGAACGATTTGTGCAGACCTACTTTTCTACATTTGAGGGAAAATACTTCACAGGAGATGGATGTCGGCGGGATGCAGATGGTTATTACTGGATTACTGGTAGGATTGATGACGTACTGAATGTGAGTGGGCATCGCATGGGGACGGCAGAGATCGAAAGTGCACTGGTTGCTCACAGGTGTGTGGCCGAGGCTGCAGTGGTTGGGTTTCCACATGCAATCAAAGGGCAGGGGATTTATGCCTACGTCACGCTCAACGCGAGTGAGAGCCCTTCGGACTCGCTGCAGAAAGAATTGGTTGCTCATGTACGGACTCAGATTGGTCCGATTGCGAAGCCGGATTACATACAGTTCGCACCGTCGTTACCCAAGACAAGAAGCGGGAAAATTATGCGTCGTATCCTCCGTAAGATTGCGGAGAATGATTACGGTCAACTAGGGGATACATCTACGCTGGCGGATCCGACGGTGGTGGATTCTCTTATTGAACAGCGTCAGAATCGATAG
- a CDS encoding DUF4974 domain-containing protein: MNTDPNSSLPDEILGHLDFSEIPDTLTVWQLASAYYDREPSAQEFEGVGSDMWPLIQKATRPAYMRVVTWPRAVALAACIALVIAVGITLTQPTSVFAPHGEQLTHQLPDGSTVLLNSGTRIEYSRNFGESSRELTLQEGEVLLDVEHSSTPFTVETFDAQTKVLGTSFNVRSWPDELNAATDVTVESGRVQVAPRTSADLAVVLTAGQSARIQPVGQRPLVTQGTEASMEKLAWVDGGFKFSDQPLGKVAREMERRYDVEITLEAPDLESFKSKPIGILKESPETVEEIILDICALHCEYRAVSNGFLLTPPR; encoded by the coding sequence ATGAACACTGATCCTAATTCCTCTCTGCCCGACGAAATTCTAGGCCATCTGGATTTCTCTGAGATCCCTGACACCCTAACGGTGTGGCAGCTTGCGTCAGCCTATTATGACAGGGAACCCTCCGCGCAAGAATTTGAGGGCGTCGGCAGTGACATGTGGCCACTCATCCAGAAAGCCACAAGACCCGCCTACATGCGAGTTGTTACATGGCCTCGCGCCGTTGCTCTGGCAGCATGTATTGCGCTCGTTATAGCCGTTGGAATTACACTCACACAACCCACTTCCGTTTTTGCCCCGCATGGCGAGCAGCTTACGCATCAATTACCTGACGGGAGTACCGTGCTGCTCAACAGTGGTACACGTATTGAATACAGTAGGAATTTTGGAGAATCATCCCGTGAATTGACCCTGCAGGAGGGAGAGGTTCTCCTTGACGTTGAACATAGTTCAACCCCATTTACCGTCGAGACCTTTGATGCACAGACGAAGGTATTAGGTACGTCATTTAATGTTCGGTCCTGGCCTGATGAGCTTAATGCGGCCACCGATGTAACCGTTGAGTCAGGGCGAGTTCAGGTAGCTCCTCGCACTAGTGCCGACCTAGCTGTGGTTTTGACTGCTGGACAGTCCGCTAGAATACAGCCCGTCGGTCAGCGCCCCTTAGTCACACAGGGAACTGAGGCATCAATGGAAAAATTGGCATGGGTCGATGGCGGCTTCAAGTTTTCCGATCAACCCCTCGGGAAAGTTGCCCGAGAGATGGAACGGCGCTATGATGTGGAGATTACACTTGAAGCACCGGATCTTGAATCTTTTAAATCCAAGCCCATTGGGATCCTCAAAGAATCTCCAGAAACGGTTGAAGAAATCATTTTGGACATTTGCGCGTTACACTGCGAGTATCGTGCAGTTTCGAATGGGTTTTTGCTTACTCCACCGCGCTAA